The following coding sequences lie in one Xanthomonas hyacinthi genomic window:
- the nuoE gene encoding NADH-quinone oxidoreductase subunit NuoE, with translation MKATGNFEAARDVDPMLVLSEKTRAHIDHWLAKFPPDRKRSAVLQGLHAAQEQNQGWLTDELIAGVAKYLELPPVWAYEVASFYSMFETEKVGRNNVAFCTNISCWLNGAEDLVAHAEKRLGCKLGQSTADGRVYLKREEECLAGCAGAPMMVINGHYHEQLTKDKVDALLDGLE, from the coding sequence ATGAAGGCGACAGGTAATTTCGAAGCGGCGCGCGACGTCGATCCGATGCTGGTGCTGAGCGAGAAGACGCGCGCGCACATCGATCACTGGCTGGCCAAGTTCCCGCCGGACCGCAAGCGGTCGGCGGTGCTGCAGGGCCTGCATGCCGCGCAGGAGCAGAACCAGGGCTGGCTGACCGACGAGCTGATCGCCGGCGTGGCCAAGTACCTGGAGCTGCCGCCGGTGTGGGCCTACGAGGTCGCCAGCTTCTACTCGATGTTCGAGACCGAGAAGGTCGGCCGCAACAACGTCGCCTTCTGCACCAACATCAGCTGCTGGCTCAACGGCGCCGAAGACCTGGTCGCACATGCGGAAAAGAGGCTCGGCTGCAAGCTGGGCCAGTCCACCGCCGACGGCCGCGTCTACCTCAAGCGCGAAGAAGAATGCCTGGCCGGCTGCGCCGGCGCGCCGATGATGGTGATCAACGGCCATTATCACGAGCAGTTGACCAAGGACAAGGTCGACGCGCTGCTGGACGGGTTGGAGTAA
- a CDS encoding NADH-quinone oxidoreductase subunit D: MSEYQQAHAAFASNPAEARQEIRNYTMNFGPQHPAAHGVLRLILEMDGETVVRADPHIGLLHRGTEKLAESKPFNHSIGYMDRLDYVSMMCNEHAYVRAIETLMGIEAPERAQYIRTMFDEITRILNHLMWVGSNGLDLGAMAVMLYAFREREELMDCYEAVSGARMHATYYRPGGVYRDLPDRMPKYQESRWHKGAALKRLNAAREGSMLDFLEDFTSSFPGRVDEYETLLTDNRIWKQRTVGIGVITPEQAYAWSMTGAMLRGSGIEWDLRKKQPYAKYDAVDFDIPVGTNGDCYDRYLVRVAEMRESNRIIQQCVKWLRANPGPVMVENFKVAPPKRAEMKDDMEALIHHFKLFSEGYCVPAGETYCAVEAPKGEFGCYLASDGANKPFRVHLRAPGFAHLSSMDAIVRGHMLADVVAMIGTYDLVFGEVDR, encoded by the coding sequence GTGAGCGAGTATCAGCAGGCGCACGCCGCCTTCGCCAGCAATCCTGCCGAAGCCAGGCAGGAGATCCGCAACTACACCATGAACTTCGGCCCGCAGCATCCGGCCGCGCATGGCGTGCTGCGCCTGATCCTGGAAATGGACGGCGAAACCGTGGTCCGCGCCGATCCGCATATCGGCCTGCTGCACCGCGGCACCGAGAAGCTGGCCGAGTCCAAGCCGTTCAACCATTCGATCGGCTACATGGACCGTCTCGACTACGTGTCGATGATGTGCAACGAGCACGCCTACGTGCGCGCGATCGAGACCCTGATGGGGATCGAGGCGCCGGAGCGCGCGCAGTACATCCGCACCATGTTCGACGAGATCACCCGCATCCTGAACCACCTGATGTGGGTCGGCTCCAACGGCCTGGACCTGGGCGCGATGGCGGTGATGCTGTACGCGTTTCGCGAGCGCGAAGAGCTGATGGACTGCTACGAGGCGGTTTCCGGCGCGCGCATGCACGCGACCTACTACCGGCCCGGCGGCGTCTACCGCGATCTGCCGGACCGCATGCCCAAGTACCAGGAATCGCGCTGGCACAAGGGCGCCGCGCTGAAGCGGCTCAACGCTGCGCGCGAAGGCTCGATGCTCGACTTCCTGGAAGACTTCACCAGCAGCTTCCCGGGCCGGGTCGACGAGTACGAGACCCTGCTCACCGACAACCGCATCTGGAAGCAGCGCACCGTCGGCATCGGCGTGATCACGCCGGAGCAGGCCTATGCCTGGAGCATGACCGGCGCGATGCTGCGCGGCTCGGGCATCGAATGGGACCTGCGCAAGAAGCAGCCCTACGCCAAGTACGACGCGGTGGATTTCGACATCCCGGTCGGCACCAACGGCGACTGCTACGACCGCTACCTGGTGCGCGTGGCCGAGATGCGCGAATCCAACCGCATCATCCAGCAGTGCGTGAAGTGGCTGCGGGCCAATCCTGGCCCGGTGATGGTCGAGAACTTCAAGGTCGCCCCGCCCAAGCGCGCGGAGATGAAGGACGACATGGAAGCGCTGATCCATCACTTCAAGCTGTTCAGCGAAGGCTATTGCGTGCCGGCCGGCGAGACCTATTGCGCGGTCGAGGCGCCGAAGGGCGAGTTCGGCTGCTACCTGGCCTCCGACGGCGCCAACAAGCCGTTCCGCGTGCATCTGCGCGCGCCCGGCTTCGCCCATCTGTCCTCGATGGACGCGATCGTGCGCGGGCACATGCTGGCCGACGTGGTGGCGATGATTGGTACCTATGATCTGGTGTTTGGTGAGGTCGACCGATGA
- a CDS encoding NADH-quinone oxidoreductase subunit C codes for MAEQASSFSDRLGARFPGSQMFVVLPRGEVTLEVPADAWHATCLALRDEFGFEQLSDLCGVDYLGYGSDEWDTADVSSQGFSRGVEGKGMGRFGWGEFPSGEAAGEIQPLPVPQQRYAVLAQLISYRHNQRLRVRCYAPNEDLPVVASVTDIWAGANWFEREAFDLFGVVFAGHPDLRRILTDYGFVGHPFRKDFPLIGNVEVRYDEARQRVIYEPVTSVEPRVGVPRVIRDDARYQTAAGEARKEPAK; via the coding sequence ATGGCAGAGCAAGCATCTTCCTTTAGCGACCGACTCGGCGCCCGTTTTCCCGGCAGTCAGATGTTCGTGGTCCTCCCGCGTGGCGAAGTCACCCTGGAAGTGCCGGCCGACGCCTGGCACGCGACCTGTCTGGCGCTGCGCGACGAGTTCGGTTTCGAGCAATTGTCCGACCTGTGCGGGGTGGACTACCTGGGCTACGGCAGCGACGAGTGGGATACCGCCGATGTGTCGTCGCAGGGCTTCAGTCGCGGCGTCGAAGGCAAGGGCATGGGCCGTTTCGGCTGGGGCGAATTCCCCAGCGGCGAGGCCGCTGGCGAGATCCAGCCGCTGCCGGTGCCGCAGCAGCGCTACGCGGTGCTCGCGCAGCTGATCTCCTACCGCCACAACCAGCGCCTGCGCGTGCGTTGCTACGCGCCGAACGAAGACCTGCCGGTGGTGGCCTCGGTCACCGACATCTGGGCGGGCGCGAACTGGTTCGAGCGCGAGGCGTTCGACCTGTTCGGCGTGGTCTTCGCCGGCCACCCGGACCTGCGCCGCATCCTCACCGACTACGGCTTCGTCGGCCATCCGTTCCGCAAGGACTTCCCGCTGATCGGCAACGTCGAAGTGCGCTACGACGAAGCCAGGCAGCGCGTGATCTACGAGCCGGTGACCTCGGTCGAGCCGCGCGTCGGCGTGCCGCGCGTGATCCGCGACGATGCGCGCTACCAGACCGCCGCGGGCGAAGCACGCAAGGAGCCCGCCAAGTGA
- a CDS encoding NuoB/complex I 20 kDa subunit family protein — MGVIQTLDRLMTNPIPEGRVDDILRPEGENPLLEKGYVTTSVDALLNWARTGSMWPMTFGLACCAVEMMHAGAARLDLDRYGVVFRPSPRQSDVMIVAGTLVNKMAPALRKVYDQMPDPKWVISMGSCANGGGYYHYSYSVVRGCDRIVPVDIYVPGCPPTAEALVYGILQLQKKIWRTQTIAR, encoded by the coding sequence ATGGGAGTGATTCAGACCCTGGATCGGCTGATGACCAACCCGATCCCGGAAGGGCGGGTCGACGACATCCTGCGTCCCGAAGGCGAGAACCCGTTGCTCGAGAAGGGCTACGTGACCACCAGTGTCGATGCGCTGCTGAACTGGGCGCGCACCGGCTCGATGTGGCCGATGACCTTCGGCCTGGCCTGCTGCGCGGTGGAGATGATGCACGCTGGCGCCGCGCGCCTGGACCTGGACCGCTACGGCGTGGTGTTCCGCCCGTCGCCGCGCCAGTCCGACGTGATGATCGTTGCCGGCACCCTGGTCAACAAGATGGCCCCGGCGCTGCGCAAGGTCTACGACCAGATGCCCGACCCGAAGTGGGTGATCTCGATGGGCAGCTGCGCCAACGGCGGCGGCTACTACCATTACTCGTACTCGGTGGTGCGCGGCTGCGACCGCATCGTGCCGGTGGACATCTACGTCCCGGGCTGCCCGCCGACCGCCGAAGCGCTGGTCTACGGCATCTTGCAGCTGCAGAAGAAGATCTGGCGAACCCAGACCATCGCGCGCTGA
- a CDS encoding NADH-quinone oxidoreductase subunit A: MLAEYLPTLLFLIVATAIGVALMLVGRFLGPRRPDAKKLSPYECGFEAFEDARMKFDVRYYLIAIQFIVFDLEIVFIVPWTQVFMDLGARSLVTMGLFVGMLFLGFIYVWKKGALEWE; encoded by the coding sequence GTGCTGGCCGAATATTTGCCGACCCTGCTGTTTCTGATCGTGGCCACCGCAATCGGCGTCGCGCTGATGCTGGTGGGGCGGTTCCTCGGTCCCCGGCGTCCCGACGCGAAGAAGCTCTCGCCCTACGAGTGCGGCTTCGAGGCCTTCGAAGACGCGCGCATGAAGTTCGACGTGCGCTACTACCTGATCGCGATCCAGTTCATCGTCTTCGATCTGGAAATCGTCTTCATCGTGCCGTGGACGCAAGTGTTCATGGACCTGGGCGCCCGCTCCCTGGTCACCATGGGCCTGTTCGTCGGCATGCTGTTCCTCGGTTTTATCTACGTGTGGAAGAAGGGAGCGCTCGAATGGGAGTGA
- the secG gene encoding preprotein translocase subunit SecG, whose translation MLMVILNVVYVLVAIAMIALILMQRGSGAAAGSGFGAGASGTVFGSRGASNFLSKSTKWLAVVFFGISLFMAWYAGHSARPAADANLGVMSQAAAPAPAAPAGELQIPQAPASSAPAAAPAVAPPAQQAPENAQQKSPTPSQKD comes from the coding sequence ATGCTGATGGTCATCCTCAATGTGGTCTACGTGCTGGTGGCGATCGCGATGATCGCGCTGATCCTGATGCAGCGCGGTTCCGGCGCGGCGGCGGGTTCGGGGTTCGGCGCGGGCGCGTCCGGCACCGTGTTCGGATCGCGCGGCGCGTCCAACTTCCTGTCCAAGTCGACCAAGTGGCTGGCGGTGGTGTTCTTCGGCATCAGTCTGTTCATGGCCTGGTACGCCGGGCATAGCGCGCGCCCGGCGGCCGACGCCAACCTCGGCGTGATGTCGCAGGCCGCGGCCCCGGCGCCGGCCGCACCGGCCGGCGAGCTGCAGATCCCGCAGGCGCCGGCGTCGAGCGCGCCGGCCGCCGCACCCGCCGTTGCGCCGCCCGCGCAGCAGGCGCCGGAAAATGCACAACAAAAGTCGCCTACCCCATCGCAGAAAGACTGA
- the tpiA gene encoding triose-phosphate isomerase has translation MRRKIVAGNWKLHGNRQFATALVQEVAAGLPDGVEVVILPPLPYLGDLIEDFEGHALRFGAQDVSSNEKGAYTGEVSAAMLVDVGAQYGLVGHSERRQYHAESSELVARKFAAALHAGLIPILCVGETLQQREAGQTESVIAAQLAPVLALVGAQGFAKAVAAYEPVWAIGTGRTASPAQAQAVHAFIRGEVAAHDARIADALPLLYGGSVKPDNAVELFAQADVDGGLVGGASLVAEDFLAIARAMAAR, from the coding sequence ATGCGACGCAAGATCGTAGCCGGAAACTGGAAGCTGCACGGCAACCGCCAGTTCGCCACCGCGCTGGTGCAGGAGGTGGCCGCGGGCCTGCCCGACGGCGTGGAGGTGGTGATCCTGCCGCCGCTGCCGTACCTGGGCGACCTGATCGAGGATTTCGAGGGCCATGCGCTGCGCTTCGGCGCGCAGGACGTGAGCAGCAACGAGAAGGGCGCCTACACCGGCGAGGTGTCGGCGGCGATGCTGGTCGATGTCGGCGCCCAGTACGGCCTGGTCGGGCATTCGGAGCGGCGCCAGTACCATGCCGAGAGCAGCGAGCTGGTCGCGCGCAAGTTCGCCGCGGCGCTGCATGCCGGGCTGATCCCGATCCTGTGCGTGGGCGAGACCCTGCAGCAGCGCGAGGCCGGACAGACTGAATCGGTCATCGCCGCGCAGCTGGCGCCGGTGCTGGCGCTGGTCGGCGCGCAGGGCTTCGCCAAGGCCGTGGCCGCCTACGAGCCGGTCTGGGCGATCGGCACAGGACGTACCGCCAGTCCGGCCCAGGCGCAGGCGGTGCACGCCTTCATCCGTGGCGAAGTCGCCGCCCACGATGCTAGAATTGCAGATGCGCTGCCGCTTCTGTATGGGGGCAGCGTCAAGCCCGACAACGCCGTCGAACTGTTCGCGCAGGCGGATGTCGATGGCGGGCTGGTCGGCGGCGCTTCGCTGGTCGCCGAGGACTTCCTGGCCATCGCGCGCGCGATGGCCGCCCGTTAA
- a CDS encoding SDR family NAD(P)-dependent oxidoreductase, with protein sequence MPQISGHALITGASSGIGREIAREYARRGVPLILSARREALLQALAEELRAQVPVQIVVADLADPAAPAALVAELERRGLAVRILVNNAGYGVPGRFPDRDWATHAAFLQVMIGAVCELSWRLLPALRASGHGRILNVASFAALVPGADGQTLYAAAKSFMLRFSESLALENADRGVNVCALCPGFTWSEFHDVTGTRAQMDKLPRWAWLQTAAVARAGIDGAERGHVRVVPGAFYRALLALVALLPNALLLSVMRRGSQRIRPLD encoded by the coding sequence ATGCCCCAAATTTCCGGCCATGCCCTGATCACCGGCGCCTCCAGCGGCATCGGCCGCGAGATCGCCCGCGAATACGCCCGCCGCGGCGTGCCGCTGATCCTCAGCGCGCGGCGCGAGGCGCTACTGCAGGCACTGGCCGAGGAACTGCGCGCGCAGGTGCCGGTGCAGATCGTGGTCGCCGACCTGGCCGACCCGGCCGCGCCGGCCGCGCTGGTGGCCGAACTGGAACGGCGCGGCCTGGCGGTGCGGATCCTGGTCAACAACGCCGGCTACGGCGTGCCGGGGCGTTTTCCCGACCGCGACTGGGCCACGCATGCCGCGTTCCTGCAGGTGATGATCGGCGCGGTCTGCGAACTGAGCTGGCGCCTGCTGCCGGCGCTGCGCGCCAGCGGCCACGGCCGCATCCTCAACGTCGCCTCGTTCGCCGCGCTGGTGCCCGGCGCCGACGGGCAGACCCTGTACGCGGCGGCGAAGAGCTTCATGCTGCGCTTCAGCGAATCGCTGGCGCTGGAGAACGCCGACCGCGGCGTGAACGTCTGCGCGCTGTGCCCGGGTTTCACCTGGTCCGAATTCCACGACGTAACCGGCACCCGCGCGCAGATGGACAAGCTGCCGCGCTGGGCCTGGCTGCAGACCGCCGCAGTGGCCCGCGCCGGCATCGACGGCGCCGAGCGCGGCCATGTGCGGGTGGTCCCGGGCGCGTTCTACCGCGCGCTGTTGGCCCTGGTCGCGTTGCTGCCGAACGCGCTGCTGCTGAGCGTGATGCGGCGCGGCTCGCAGCGGATCAGGCCGTTGGATTGA
- a CDS encoding isopenicillin N synthase family dioxygenase — MTARIPTLDITRFSNPVSAGDRDAFIAELGAAYREWGFAGIRNHGIAQAQIDAAYGVFKAFFALPEEVKRKYHVPGSGGARGYTAFGVETAKDSKHFDLKEFWHIGREIADDSKYRGVMPPNLWPSEVAGFREHGYGLYQALDHLGARVLAALALHIGLPEHYFADKTDAGNSILRPIHYPPIAADAASDEQRPNVRAGAHEDINLITLLVGASAAGLEVKSKQGEWVPFTSDADTIVVNIGDMLQRLTNHVYPSTTHRVVNPPGEQARQPRYSVPFFLHPNPDFVIDVLPSCVSADHPSRYPEPITAQGYLEERLREIKLI, encoded by the coding sequence ATGACTGCGCGCATCCCGACCCTGGACATCACCCGCTTCAGCAATCCCGTCAGTGCGGGCGACCGCGACGCCTTCATCGCCGAACTGGGCGCGGCCTACCGCGAGTGGGGTTTCGCCGGCATCCGCAACCACGGCATCGCGCAGGCGCAGATCGACGCGGCCTACGGCGTGTTCAAGGCGTTCTTCGCGCTGCCCGAGGAGGTCAAGCGCAAATACCACGTGCCGGGCAGCGGCGGCGCGCGCGGCTATACCGCGTTCGGCGTGGAGACCGCCAAGGACTCCAAGCACTTCGACCTGAAGGAGTTCTGGCATATCGGCCGCGAGATCGCCGACGATTCCAAGTACCGCGGGGTGATGCCGCCGAACCTGTGGCCGAGCGAAGTGGCGGGCTTTCGCGAGCACGGCTACGGCCTGTACCAGGCGCTGGACCATCTCGGCGCGCGCGTGCTGGCGGCGCTGGCGCTGCATATCGGCCTGCCCGAGCACTACTTCGCCGACAAGACCGATGCGGGCAATTCGATCCTGCGCCCGATCCACTATCCGCCGATCGCCGCCGACGCCGCTTCAGACGAGCAACGCCCCAACGTGCGCGCCGGCGCGCACGAGGACATCAACCTGATCACCCTGCTGGTCGGCGCCAGCGCCGCCGGCCTGGAAGTGAAATCGAAGCAGGGCGAGTGGGTGCCGTTCACGTCCGACGCCGACACCATCGTGGTCAACATCGGCGACATGCTGCAGCGGCTGACCAACCACGTGTATCCCTCGACCACGCACCGCGTGGTCAACCCGCCGGGCGAGCAGGCGCGGCAGCCGCGCTACTCGGTGCCGTTCTTCCTGCACCCGAATCCGGATTTCGTCATCGACGTGCTGCCCTCGTGCGTCAGCGCCGACCACCCCAGCCGCTATCCCGAGCCGATCACCGCGCAAGGGTATCTGGAGGAGCGGTTGCGCGAGATAAAGTTGATTTGA
- the glmM gene encoding phosphoglucosamine mutase — protein MSTRKYFGTDGIRGRVGQGAISADFVMRLGNALGRVLGAGAAGTARPTVVIGKDTRISGYMFESALEAGLVAAGADVQLLGPMPTPAVAFLTRTLGADAGIVISASHNPHYDNGIKFFSAEGEKLDDATESAIEAALDAPFATVDSERLGKAMRARDAIGRYIEFCKASVPRGFDLRGLKVVLDCAHGATYHIAPLLFRELGAEVIAIGAAPDGLNINAGVGSMHIDNLASNVRRHGAQLGIAFDGDGDRVLMADDQGNPVDGDDLLYVLACGWQASGRLRGPVVGTLMTNYGLEQALAALQLPFLRVKVGDRYVHQALVEHGGVLGGETSGHMLCLDRATTGDAIVSALQVLEVLKRSRQSLRQALQGLRKVPQQTVNVRLQQGARPAEAASVQAALAAAQAAVQGRGRAFLRPSGTEPVLRVTVEADDAALMQDTLEKLAEAVRDAA, from the coding sequence ATGAGCACGCGCAAATACTTCGGCACCGACGGCATCCGCGGCCGGGTCGGGCAGGGCGCCATTTCTGCCGATTTCGTGATGCGCCTGGGCAATGCGCTGGGCCGCGTGCTCGGCGCCGGCGCCGCCGGCACTGCGCGGCCGACGGTGGTGATCGGCAAGGACACGCGCATCTCCGGCTACATGTTCGAATCGGCGCTGGAGGCCGGGCTGGTCGCCGCCGGGGCCGACGTGCAGCTGCTCGGGCCGATGCCGACCCCGGCGGTGGCGTTCCTGACCCGCACGCTCGGCGCCGACGCCGGCATCGTGATCAGCGCCTCGCACAATCCGCACTACGACAACGGCATCAAGTTCTTCTCCGCCGAAGGCGAGAAGCTCGACGACGCCACCGAGAGCGCGATCGAAGCGGCGCTCGACGCGCCGTTCGCCACGGTGGACTCCGAGCGCCTGGGCAAGGCGATGCGCGCGCGCGATGCGATCGGCCGCTACATCGAGTTCTGCAAGGCCAGCGTGCCGCGCGGCTTCGACCTGCGCGGGCTGAAAGTGGTGCTGGACTGCGCGCACGGCGCGACCTACCACATCGCGCCGCTGCTGTTCCGCGAACTGGGCGCCGAGGTGATCGCGATCGGCGCCGCGCCGGACGGGCTCAACATCAACGCCGGGGTCGGCTCGATGCATATCGACAACCTCGCCAGCAACGTGCGCCGCCATGGCGCGCAGCTGGGCATCGCCTTCGACGGCGACGGCGACCGCGTGCTGATGGCCGACGACCAGGGCAACCCGGTCGACGGCGACGACCTGCTGTACGTGCTGGCCTGCGGCTGGCAGGCCAGTGGCCGCCTGCGCGGGCCGGTGGTCGGCACGCTGATGACCAACTACGGACTGGAACAGGCCCTGGCCGCGCTGCAGTTGCCGTTCCTGCGGGTCAAGGTCGGCGACCGCTACGTGCACCAGGCGCTGGTCGAGCACGGCGGCGTGCTCGGCGGCGAGACCTCCGGGCACATGCTGTGCCTGGACCGCGCCACCACCGGCGACGCCATCGTCAGCGCGCTGCAGGTGCTGGAGGTGCTCAAGCGCTCGCGGCAGAGCCTGCGCCAGGCGCTGCAGGGCCTGCGCAAGGTGCCGCAGCAGACCGTCAACGTGCGTCTGCAGCAAGGCGCGCGCCCGGCCGAGGCGGCCAGCGTGCAGGCCGCCCTGGCCGCGGCGCAGGCGGCGGTGCAGGGCCGCGGGCGCGCGTTCCTGCGTCCGTCCGGCACCGAGCCGGTGCTGCGGGTCACGGTCGAGGCCGACGACGCCGCGCTGATGCAGGACACGTTGGAAAAACTCGCCGAGGCGGTCCGTGACGCGGCGTGA
- the accD gene encoding acetyl-CoA carboxylase, carboxyltransferase subunit beta, producing the protein MSWLSKLMPSGIRTDSTPSKKRSVPEGLWEKCPNCSAVLYRPELEENLEVCPKCGHHMAIRARARLAALFDPDTTPTEIGARLGPTDALKFKDQKKYSERIKISQKSTGEYDALIAMQGLLKAQPLVAAAFDFAFMGGSMGSVVGERFALAAETALQIGAPFVCFSASGGARMQEGLFSLMQMAKTSAALGRLREAGLAYVSVLTHPTTGGVSASFAMLGDINIAEPHALIGFAGPRVIEQTVRETLPEGFQRSEFLLEHGAIDQICDRRELRDRLSELLAMMMRQPAPAKTEVVA; encoded by the coding sequence ATGAGTTGGCTCAGCAAATTGATGCCCTCCGGCATCCGCACCGATAGCACGCCCAGCAAGAAGCGCAGCGTTCCCGAAGGCCTGTGGGAGAAATGTCCCAACTGCAGCGCCGTGCTGTACCGGCCGGAGCTGGAGGAGAACCTGGAGGTGTGCCCGAAGTGCGGCCACCACATGGCGATCCGCGCGCGCGCGCGGCTGGCGGCGCTGTTCGATCCGGATACCACGCCGACCGAGATCGGCGCGCGCCTGGGGCCGACCGACGCGCTGAAGTTCAAGGACCAGAAGAAATACAGCGAACGCATCAAGATCTCGCAGAAGAGCACCGGCGAGTACGACGCGCTGATCGCGATGCAGGGCCTGCTCAAGGCGCAGCCGCTGGTCGCCGCGGCATTCGATTTCGCCTTCATGGGCGGCTCGATGGGCTCGGTGGTCGGCGAGCGCTTCGCGCTGGCCGCGGAGACCGCGCTGCAGATCGGCGCGCCGTTCGTGTGCTTCTCCGCCAGCGGCGGCGCGCGCATGCAGGAAGGCCTGTTCTCGCTGATGCAGATGGCCAAGACCTCGGCCGCGCTCGGGCGCCTGCGCGAGGCCGGCCTGGCGTACGTGTCGGTGCTGACCCATCCGACCACCGGCGGCGTCTCGGCCAGCTTCGCCATGCTCGGCGACATCAACATCGCCGAGCCGCACGCGCTGATCGGCTTCGCCGGTCCGCGGGTGATCGAGCAGACCGTGCGCGAGACCCTGCCGGAAGGCTTCCAGCGTTCGGAGTTCCTGCTCGAGCACGGCGCCATCGACCAGATCTGCGACCGCCGCGAACTGCGCGACCGCCTGTCCGAACTGCTGGCGATGATGATGCGCCAGCCGGCCCCGGCGAAGACCGAGGTGGTGGCATGA